The Primulina eburnea isolate SZY01 chromosome 6, ASM2296580v1, whole genome shotgun sequence genome contains a region encoding:
- the LOC140834013 gene encoding ylmG homolog protein 1-1, chloroplastic-like, protein MASSLVASQALLTSVNHRLPFFSKPKPLCFSPLQIPSKSRIHAAISRIPENPLIKPRQNAIPAQDLLSGSTRTVTTLLAITLAASKLLSRGILSLGLQLKEPMISAAGPAFFAAMKNVPTGSLNTPFTVVAAGMAKWLDIYSGVLMVRVLLSWFPNIPWDRQPLSAIRDLCDPYLNLFRNIIPPVFNTLDVSPLLAFAVLGTLGSILNSSRQAS, encoded by the coding sequence ATGGCTTCTTCTCTCGTAGCTTCTCAAGCCCTCCTCACCTCCGTCAATCACCGCCTTCCCTTCTTCTCAAAACCTAAACCCCTATGCTTTTCTCCGCTTCAAATcccatcaaaatcaagaattcaCGCTGCAATTTCCCGAATTCCTGAAAATCCATTAATTAAGCCTCGCCAAAATGCGATTCCCGCTCAAGATTTACTCTCCGGGTCGACCCGTACGGTGACAACCCTCCTGGCAATCACGCTTGCAGCCTCCAAGTTGTTGTCCCGTGGAATTTTGAGCTTAGGCCTACAGTTGAAGGAACCAATGATCTCCGCCGCCGGGCCCGCGTTTTTTGCTGCGATGAAGAACGTGCCGACAGGGTCTTTGAACACGCCCTTCACGGTGGTGGCGGCGGGGATGGCGAAATGGCTGGATATATACAGTGGGGTTTTGATGGTTAGGGTTTTGTTGAGTTGGTTTCCCAATATACCGTGGGATAGGCAGCCGCTATCCGCTATTCGGGACTTGTGTGATCCGTATTTGAATCTCTTTAGGAATATTATTCCCCCAGTTTTCAACACGCTGGATGTTAGTCCGCTTTTGGCTTTTGCGGTTTTGGGGACATT